In Primulina eburnea isolate SZY01 chromosome 14, ASM2296580v1, whole genome shotgun sequence, the following proteins share a genomic window:
- the LOC140811694 gene encoding uncharacterized protein, with protein sequence MGAVCCVAAKSRTITNGPSGETVQRHARYSPSWSFRRDNRGRVAGEEIPANWLHGGGGGNSRVDVKSGTPVETALASDEGSPLDSFRSPAWQNHPAVTGGNTVVLRFPSSDQAISRGLVEVKEPTESPSISCTSPIKFSPAAPSVSSLSTSPLSSQSHVVPPNSTPSRWHNRSPGRLLLRQVSDSRIPEYKSPTFSISEEASSFIPPAWGNDSNRGSNGGSSDSWSIPGFSELMTNRKERLSFDSETSGFSRDKNTRSVGHSGSPSLDLQTCGVCSKLLTERSSFRWSSHISSNELAVVSVLTCGHVYHSECLENMTPEINKYDPDCPVCIFGEKRVMKMSEKALKAELGSKARKRLKKLVVDSDLNRNFIFDRHRNSEVEGRSPKMSSSSSMKSSQGKPFLRRPFSFNFKIPRFMSENQSTRKKVFSWGRSMSENQSIKN encoded by the exons ATGGGGGCAGTTTGTTGTGTTGCAGCTAAGAGTAGAACTATAACGAATGGACCTTCTGGTGAAACTGTGCAGAGGCATGCTCGCTATTCACCATCCTGGAGTTTCCGACGTGATAATCGTGGACGGGTGGCTGGGGAAGAGATACCTGCAAATTGGTTAcatggtggaggtggtggaaacaGTCGAGTGGATGTCAAATCTGGTACACCTGTCGAAACTGCATTAGCTTCTGATGAGGGCAGTCCGTTGGATAGTTTTCGATCACCTGCTTGGCAAAACCACCCCGCAGTTACTGGAGGAAATACAGTGGTTTTAAGGTTTCCATCTTCTG ATCAAGCTATCTCACGTGGTCTGGTGGAG GTGAAGGAGCCAACAGAATCCCCATCTATTTCATGTACATCACCTATTAAGTTCTCTCCTGCGGCACCTTCCGTCTCATCTCTTTCAACATCTCCTTTGTCTTCGCAAAGTCACGTTGTTCCTCCGAACTCAACTCCTTCCAGATGGCATAACCGTTCTCCTGGACGTCTGCTATTACGCCAAGTATCTGATAGCCGAATTCCAGAATACAAATCACCAACATTCTCAATTTCAGAAGAGGCATCTTCTTTTATCCCCCCTGCTTGGGGTAATGATTCGAACCGGGGCTCTAATGGTGGGTCATCTGACAGTTGGTCGATCCCTGGCTTCTCTGAGCTCATGACTAATCGGAAAGAAAGGTTGTCTTTTGATAGTGAAACCTCAGGATTCAGTCGAGACAAAAATACCCGTTCTGTTGGGCATTCGGGATCTCCTTCTTTGGATCTCCAAACTTGTGGTGTTTGTTCAAAACTTTTAACCGAGAGATCTTCATTTCGGTGGAGCAGCCATATATCCTCCAACGAACTAGCTGTTGTTTCTGTATTAACTTGTGGACATGTGTACCACTCTGAATGCCTGGAAAATATGACTCCTGAAATCAACAAATATGACCCAGATTGCCCAGTGTGTATTTTCGGGGAGAAACGTGTCATGAAGATGTCTGAAAAGGCATTGAAAGCTGAACTAGGTTCAAAGGCTAGAAAGCGTTTGAAAAAACTTGTTGTCGACAGTGATCTCAACCGTAATTTTATATTTGATCGGCATAGAAATAGTGAAGTTGAAGGAAGGAGTCCCAAGATGAGCTCAAGTTCGAGCATGAAGAGCTCACAAGGAAAGCCTTTTCTGAGGCGACCTTTCTCATTCAACTTCAAGATCCCTCGATTCATGtctgaaaatcaatctactCGAAAAAAGGTTTTTTCCTGGGGAAGATCGATGTCTGAAAATCAATCCATCAAGAACTGA